In Nitrospiria bacterium, a single genomic region encodes these proteins:
- a CDS encoding AraC family transcriptional regulator, translating to MKTNNEIHNWANSEKCQLMSHKIRNVVDHVKEHFSQDLKLAVVGLRFGYHPDYLCRKFKKEMGIPFHEFILKVRVQKAICLLMESEKGIKEISFEVGFSRPEVFSRAFRRMAGCSPREFRNHYPVLGKGWLGKGSLTDLLGPYPSISHFTSMLDPNIAENINVKK from the coding sequence ATGAAAACCAATAATGAAATACATAATTGGGCCAACTCTGAGAAATGTCAGTTGATGAGTCATAAGATCCGCAATGTTGTAGACCATGTTAAGGAACACTTTTCACAAGACTTGAAGTTGGCCGTGGTAGGGTTGAGGTTTGGATACCATCCCGATTATTTGTGCAGGAAATTTAAAAAAGAAATGGGTATTCCTTTTCACGAATTTATATTGAAAGTGCGTGTCCAAAAAGCCATTTGTTTATTGATGGAGTCCGAAAAAGGAATTAAGGAAATTAGCTTTGAAGTTGGTTTTAGCCGACCCGAGGTCTTTTCAAGGGCTTTCAGACGAATGGCAGGGTGTTCTCCAAGGGAGTTTCGAAACCATTATCCGGTTCTTGGAAAAGGGTGGTTGGGAAAAGGTTCCTTGACCGATCTGTTAGGTCCTTATCCTTCCATTTCCCATTTTACTTCTATGTTGGACCCTAATATTGCTGAAAATATTAATGTCAAAAAGTAG
- a CDS encoding plastocyanin/azurin family copper-binding protein: protein MKKKLNRRITLMGGVLFFFLIAGLGTSPAGTIKIVINEGSRIFSPQSVSVTLEDQISWFNKDQEDHFLTSAGPWSQGVTGGTDKLEIHQLLHPGDRYHHSFKTPSTYYYFCAIHMEMWGTILVRE from the coding sequence TTGAAAAAAAAATTGAATAGGAGAATCACTCTGATGGGAGGGGTCCTCTTCTTTTTCCTTATTGCCGGTCTCGGGACCAGTCCTGCCGGGACAATTAAAATCGTTATTAATGAAGGAAGTAGGATTTTTTCCCCCCAATCTGTTAGCGTGACCTTAGAAGATCAAATATCCTGGTTCAACAAAGATCAGGAAGACCACTTCTTAACCTCGGCGGGCCCTTGGTCTCAGGGGGTAACCGGGGGAACGGACAAGCTAGAGATTCACCAATTGCTTCATCCCGGTGACCGGTACCACCACTCTTTTAAAACCCCTTCCACCTATTATTATTTTTGTGCCATCCATATGGAAATGTGGGGAACCATTTTAGTACGTGAGTAA
- a CDS encoding AraC family transcriptional regulator yields MKPVLKTQNPYGDLKEDPKVPVISWKIQRVLFFLYTHFSEEIKLGEIANRFGYHPDYLSRKFKQELGVPFQEYLFEIRIQKAKHLLLQSEKSVKEISYDTGFCRPEFFSRVFKRMSGLSPIRYRVNFQKTNHFRRPSNPKGLRPHSWAL; encoded by the coding sequence ATGAAACCCGTTTTAAAAACCCAAAACCCTTATGGGGACCTCAAAGAAGACCCCAAGGTTCCTGTGATTAGCTGGAAAATTCAAAGGGTTCTTTTTTTCCTTTATACCCATTTTTCAGAAGAAATAAAATTGGGGGAAATCGCTAATCGCTTTGGCTACCACCCAGATTACCTTTCTAGGAAGTTCAAACAAGAATTAGGAGTACCCTTCCAGGAATATCTTTTTGAAATAAGAATACAAAAAGCAAAACACCTTTTACTCCAATCGGAGAAAAGCGTAAAAGAAATTAGTTATGATACGGGTTTTTGCCGCCCGGAATTTTTTTCCAGAGTTTTTAAAAGAATGAGCGGGCTCTCCCCAATCAGATACAGAGTTAACTTTCAAAAAACCAACCATTTTCGAAGACCCTCAAACCCTAAGGGTTTAAGGCCCCATTCCTGGGCCCTATAA
- a CDS encoding outer membrane beta-barrel protein yields MGKMVWALVFLIGMGFPGFLYAHENMEKTDREGRLQIGTDLGFQVETLDGTAFALAFNGDYFLDRNFSVGPLIQFVLNDDLTQIGFSLQGKYHINLAGNPNLRPHLQGGLGFVFADLDLPGGGDDSDTSFLAPIGGGVEYRIARNVSASSTLLLNFTGLSIRGAVDNNALAWYFGLRFIL; encoded by the coding sequence ATGGGGAAAATGGTTTGGGCATTGGTTTTTTTGATTGGTATGGGGTTTCCCGGGTTTCTTTACGCCCATGAGAATATGGAAAAAACCGATAGGGAGGGGCGGTTACAGATAGGGACGGATTTGGGTTTTCAAGTTGAAACCCTGGATGGGACTGCTTTTGCCCTGGCTTTTAATGGAGATTATTTTCTGGATCGAAATTTTTCGGTAGGGCCCCTGATTCAGTTTGTCCTCAATGATGACCTGACCCAAATTGGTTTTTCCCTTCAAGGAAAATATCATATCAACCTTGCGGGAAACCCAAATTTAAGGCCGCACTTGCAGGGAGGTCTCGGGTTTGTGTTTGCGGATTTAGATTTGCCTGGAGGGGGGGATGATAGTGATACGAGTTTCCTGGCTCCCATTGGCGGTGGAGTGGAGTACCGAATTGCTCGAAATGTTTCTGCAAGCAGTACGCTGCTTTTAAACTTTACAGGTCTTTCTATTCGGGGGGCTGTAGATAATAATGCTTTGGCATGGTACTTCGGACTTCGGTTTATTCTCTAG